Proteins encoded together in one Papaver somniferum cultivar HN1 unplaced genomic scaffold, ASM357369v1 unplaced-scaffold_117, whole genome shotgun sequence window:
- the LOC113329620 gene encoding F-box/kelch-repeat protein At3g06240-like, with product MEKFNLMLHGHVDMDTFCCNPCLFTCEGYSHIEYPVKSLGMGIEVFGCCSGLFLLRHVSKFHECVLMLWNPTTNECKRIPNPPARTKAEGREYEEYGLGYSVRIEDFKVVHLTEALQEGMCEVQVYSLKSNSWRRVDNVEIDDLYWHGMFHADAVRQAVGGAAHWLAYVEATLEGQLILRFEF from the coding sequence ATGGAAAAATTCAATCTCATGTTGCATGGTCACGTTGATATGGATACCTTTTGTTGCAATCCATGTTTGTTTACATGTGAGGGATATAGTCATATCGAATATCCCGTCAAGTCTCTGGGTATGGGAATTGAAGTTTTTGGATGTTGTTCCGGTTTGTTCCTATTAAGGCATGTTAGTAAGTTCCACGAGTGTGTTCTTATGCTGTGGAACCCAACTACAAATGAGTGTAAGAGAATACCGAATCCACCAGCTCGAACAAAGGCTGAGGGAAGGGAATATGAAGAATATGGTTTGGGTTATTCTGTACGAATTGAAGATTTCAAAGTGGTACATTTAACCGAGGCTTTGCAGGAAGGTATGTGTGAGGTTCAGGTCTATTCGTTGAAATCAAATTCATGGAGAAGAGTTGATAACGTAGAGATAGATGATTTGTATTGGCATGGAATGTTCCATGCTGATGCGGTTCGACAGGCCGTTGGCGGAGCTGCCCATTGGTTAGCGTATGTGGAAGCTACCTTAGAAGGTCAATTGATTCTCCGTTTTGAATTTTAG